A DNA window from Mycobacterium sp. IDR2000157661 contains the following coding sequences:
- a CDS encoding class II fumarate hydratase has translation MGEVQVPVNALWRAQTQRAVENFPISGRGLERTQIRALGLLKGACAQVNKDLGLLEPAKADAIIAAASEIADGRHDDQFPIDVFQTGSGTSSNMNTNEVIAGIAARNGVTVHPNDDVNMSQSSNDTFPTATHIAATEAAVRQLLPALEVLHESLDTKARQWRTVVKSGRTHLMDAVPVTLGQEFGGYARQIEAGIERVKATLPRLGELAIGGTAVGTGLNAPDDFDERVVAVLTEHTGVAELRVAANHFEAQAARDGLVEASGALRTIAVSLTKIANDIRWMGSGPLTGLGELQLPDLQPGSSIMPGKVNPVIPEAVTQVAAQVIGNDAAIVFGGASGAFELNVYIPMMARNILESLKILANASKLFAERCIDGLVANEDRLRELAESSPSIVTPLNSAIGYEEAAAVAKQALKEKKTIRQTVIDRGLIGDKLSEEELDKRLDVLAMAKVRDDHR, from the coding sequence ATGGGCGAGGTCCAAGTGCCGGTAAATGCGCTGTGGCGTGCGCAGACACAGCGCGCGGTGGAGAACTTCCCGATCTCCGGTCGAGGCCTCGAGCGCACGCAGATCCGGGCGCTGGGTCTGCTCAAGGGCGCCTGCGCGCAGGTGAACAAGGACCTGGGCCTGCTCGAGCCCGCCAAGGCCGACGCGATCATCGCGGCGGCGAGCGAGATCGCCGACGGCCGGCACGACGACCAGTTCCCGATCGACGTGTTCCAGACCGGCTCGGGCACCAGTTCGAACATGAACACCAACGAGGTGATCGCCGGCATCGCGGCGCGCAACGGTGTGACGGTGCACCCCAACGACGACGTCAACATGTCCCAGTCGTCCAACGACACCTTCCCCACCGCGACGCACATCGCTGCCACGGAAGCCGCGGTGCGGCAACTACTTCCGGCGCTGGAGGTGCTGCACGAGTCACTCGACACCAAGGCGCGGCAGTGGCGCACCGTGGTCAAGTCGGGTCGCACCCACCTGATGGACGCCGTCCCGGTGACGCTGGGCCAGGAGTTCGGCGGATACGCCCGTCAGATCGAGGCCGGCATAGAGCGGGTGAAGGCGACGCTGCCGCGACTCGGTGAACTGGCCATCGGCGGCACCGCGGTGGGCACCGGCCTCAACGCGCCCGACGACTTCGACGAGCGGGTGGTCGCCGTGTTGACCGAGCACACCGGCGTAGCCGAACTTCGCGTCGCGGCAAACCATTTCGAGGCGCAGGCCGCGCGCGACGGGCTGGTCGAGGCGTCGGGCGCCCTGCGCACCATCGCCGTGTCGCTGACCAAGATCGCCAACGACATCCGGTGGATGGGCTCGGGTCCGCTGACCGGGCTCGGCGAGCTGCAACTGCCGGACCTGCAGCCGGGCAGCTCGATCATGCCCGGCAAGGTCAATCCCGTCATCCCCGAGGCCGTCACGCAGGTCGCCGCTCAGGTGATCGGCAACGACGCGGCCATCGTGTTCGGCGGCGCCTCGGGGGCATTCGAGCTCAACGTCTACATCCCGATGATGGCCCGCAACATCCTCGAGTCGTTGAAGATCCTTGCCAACGCGTCGAAGCTGTTCGCCGAGCGGTGCATCGACGGCCTGGTCGCCAACGAGGACCGGCTGCGGGAACTGGCCGAGTCCTCGCCGTCGATCGTGACGCCGCTGAACTCGGCGATCGGCTACGAGGAGGCTGCCGCGGTCGCCAAACAGGCGCTCAAGGAGAAGAAGACCATTCGCCAGACGGTCATCGACCGGGGACTCATCGGCGACAAGCTGTCCGAGGAGGAACTCGACAAGCGCCTGGACGTGCTGGCGATGGCGAAGGTTCGCGACGACCACCGCTAG
- the glpX gene encoding class II fructose-bisphosphatase, which yields MTPSRGEAPDRNLALELVRVTEAGAMAAGRWVGRGDKERGDGAAVDAMRELVNSVSMRGVVVIGEGEKDNAPMLYNGEEVGNGDGPECDFAVDPIDGTTLMSKGLSNAISVLAVSERNTMYDPSAVFYMNKIAVGPDAVDAIDIAAPIGENIRQVAKAKSVSVADLTVCVLDRPRHEQLIADVRDAGARCRLISDGDVAGAISACRPNTSTDLLVGIGGTPEGIIAAAAIRCMGGAIQGQLAPKDDEERQKAIDKGLDLDQVLFTEDLVSGDNVFFCATGVTDGDLLKGVHFYGGGCTTQSIVMRSKSGTVRMIEAYHRLSKLNEYSAIDFTGDSSAVYPLP from the coding sequence ATGACGCCGAGCCGCGGGGAAGCTCCCGATCGAAATCTCGCCCTTGAACTGGTCAGAGTCACCGAGGCCGGTGCCATGGCGGCGGGGCGCTGGGTAGGGCGTGGCGATAAGGAGCGCGGTGACGGGGCCGCCGTCGATGCCATGCGCGAGCTGGTGAACTCCGTCTCGATGCGCGGCGTCGTGGTGATCGGCGAGGGCGAGAAGGACAACGCGCCGATGCTCTACAACGGTGAGGAGGTCGGCAACGGCGACGGACCGGAGTGCGACTTCGCCGTTGACCCCATCGACGGCACGACGTTGATGAGCAAGGGTTTGTCGAACGCGATCTCGGTGCTGGCCGTGTCCGAGCGCAACACCATGTACGACCCCTCGGCGGTGTTCTACATGAACAAGATCGCCGTCGGCCCGGACGCGGTCGACGCGATCGACATCGCCGCCCCGATCGGCGAGAACATCCGCCAGGTCGCCAAAGCGAAGAGCGTCTCGGTGGCCGATCTGACCGTGTGCGTGCTGGACCGGCCGCGGCACGAGCAGCTGATCGCCGACGTGCGCGATGCCGGGGCCCGGTGCCGGCTTATCTCCGACGGCGATGTGGCCGGCGCCATCTCGGCGTGCCGGCCCAACACCAGCACCGACCTGCTCGTCGGCATCGGTGGTACGCCCGAGGGCATCATCGCCGCGGCCGCGATCCGCTGCATGGGCGGCGCGATCCAGGGGCAGTTGGCGCCCAAGGACGACGAGGAGCGCCAGAAGGCCATCGACAAGGGACTCGACCTCGATCAGGTGCTGTTCACCGAAGACCTGGTGTCGGGCGACAACGTGTTCTTCTGCGCCACCGGCGTCACCGACGGCGACCTGCTCAAGGGCGTCCACTTCTACGGTGGCGGCTGCACCACCCAGTCGATCGTGATGCGCAGCAAGTCCGGCACCGTGCGGATGATCGAGGCCTACCACCGGCTCTCCAAGCTCAACGAGTATTCCGCGATCGACTTCACCGGCGACAGCAGCGCCGTCTATCCACTGCCGTAA
- a CDS encoding DUF4245 domain-containing protein, whose product MTTQPQPAPKPAKSRLLQDGRDMFWSMAPLVVACVVLAGLLGMCSFQAAGPGAGPVPDYDAPAALQADAEALEIPIRVPQLPDGWQSNSGSRKGIEGGRTDPVSGQAQRAVSSTVGYLAPSGMYLSLTQSNADEDKLVGSLDPDLVPTGVQDVDGVTWVVYEGSDADGEPAEPVWTTRLTGPTGPAQVALRGAAGTAEYRTLATATQTASPLPVE is encoded by the coding sequence GTGACGACGCAGCCCCAGCCCGCTCCGAAGCCTGCCAAGTCGCGGTTGCTGCAGGACGGCCGCGACATGTTCTGGTCGATGGCACCGCTGGTGGTCGCCTGTGTAGTGCTCGCCGGACTGTTGGGCATGTGCTCGTTCCAGGCCGCGGGACCTGGCGCGGGCCCGGTGCCCGACTACGACGCGCCGGCGGCGTTGCAGGCCGACGCCGAGGCGCTCGAGATTCCGATCCGCGTGCCGCAGCTGCCCGACGGGTGGCAGTCGAACTCGGGCAGCCGCAAGGGCATCGAGGGCGGCCGGACCGATCCGGTGTCGGGTCAGGCCCAGCGCGCGGTGAGCTCGACGGTCGGCTATCTCGCCCCGAGCGGGATGTACCTGAGCTTGACGCAGAGCAACGCCGACGAGGACAAGCTGGTGGGCTCGCTGGACCCGGACCTGGTGCCGACCGGCGTGCAGGACGTCGACGGCGTCACGTGGGTGGTCTACGAGGGCAGCGACGCCGACGGCGAACCGGCCGAACCGGTTTGGACGACGCGGTTGACCGGGCCGACCGGCCCCGCCCAGGTTGCGTTGAGAGGCGCCGCGGGTACCGCTGAGTACCGTACGCTGGCGACGGCGACGCAGACCGCCTCGCCCCTGCCCGTCGAGTAA
- a CDS encoding dienelactone hydrolase family protein, translating to MTAPDPDVAAEAAPDPHAAAGAAREADLTGWTVAPFTAVGYTHDVYRRGEGPGVILIPEMPGAHPGVLALGNHLVDNGFTVAIPSLFGTPGAPAMRPGAVPVMLRGCVAREFAAFATNADRPVAHYLRALARDLNEHTPGKGVGVIGQCFTGGFALAAAVEDSVLAPVLSQPSLPLPLTPRQRRDPGLSDAELKIVERRAANDGLCALGLRFTEDPLVPAQRFKTLKDRLGDAFEVIEIDSKKGNEHGFSRTAHSVLTLELRQQQGHPTDDALKRVVAFLTERLT from the coding sequence ATGACAGCGCCCGATCCTGATGTCGCCGCCGAGGCGGCTCCGGACCCCCATGCAGCCGCCGGGGCGGCTCGGGAAGCCGATCTGACGGGGTGGACCGTCGCGCCGTTCACCGCGGTCGGATACACCCACGACGTCTACCGCAGGGGTGAGGGCCCCGGCGTCATCCTCATTCCCGAGATGCCCGGCGCCCACCCCGGTGTGCTGGCCCTCGGCAACCACCTTGTGGACAACGGGTTCACCGTCGCGATCCCGTCGCTGTTCGGCACCCCCGGTGCGCCTGCGATGCGGCCGGGGGCGGTGCCGGTGATGCTTCGCGGTTGCGTGGCAAGGGAGTTCGCGGCCTTCGCCACCAACGCCGACCGGCCGGTAGCGCACTATCTCCGTGCACTGGCCCGTGACCTGAACGAGCACACGCCGGGTAAGGGCGTCGGGGTGATCGGTCAGTGCTTCACCGGCGGTTTCGCGCTGGCGGCCGCGGTCGAGGACAGTGTGCTCGCGCCGGTGCTGAGCCAGCCGTCGCTGCCGTTGCCGCTGACTCCCCGACAGCGCCGCGATCCGGGGCTGTCCGACGCCGAGCTCAAGATCGTGGAACGCCGCGCCGCCAACGACGGGTTGTGCGCGCTGGGGCTGCGGTTCACCGAGGACCCGCTGGTGCCGGCGCAGCGGTTCAAGACGCTCAAGGACCGCCTCGGCGACGCGTTCGAGGTCATCGAGATCGATTCCAAGAAGGGCAACGAGCACGGGTTCAGCAGGACGGCCCACTCGGTTCTGACACTGGAACTGCGTCAGCAGCAGGGCCATCCGACCGACGACGCACTCAAGCGGGTGGTGGCCTTCCTCACGGAGCGGCTGACCTAG
- a CDS encoding AI-2E family transporter: MDTEFTLTQRRALAVATVAAIAFGAYFLRGYFILVVVAAVVAYLFSPLYRRLNKRLGSGLSATITLLTAIAAVIVPLSLFVFLAVVQITTMVERVADWVARTDLSALGDRALQFVNELLARVPYVDTTVTPQSLQGSMTRVAQEAGQWLLGLLQGAAGGAFGALTAMILFIYVFLSLLINRDRVLLLIRRLNPLGEEVTDLYMAKMGAMVKGTVMGQFVIAVCQGVAGAASIYIAGFHQGFFLFAVLLSALSVIPLGSGIVTIPFGIGMILFGNIFGGVFVIAFHIIVVTNIDNFLRPILVPREARLDAALMLLAVFAGISMFGAWGIVIGPVLMIVIVTTISVYLSVYKGVPMQRPEVDDEKPKKRNPFWWLGRRVKEVRDERDEKAREEDASQDQPEPTVGKNNETASAATSEAD, translated from the coding sequence GTGGACACCGAATTCACGCTCACGCAGCGGCGCGCGCTTGCCGTCGCCACGGTCGCCGCGATCGCGTTCGGCGCATACTTCCTGCGCGGCTACTTCATCCTCGTGGTGGTCGCCGCGGTGGTGGCCTACCTGTTCTCGCCGCTGTACCGCCGGCTCAACAAGCGATTGGGCAGCGGGCTGTCGGCCACCATCACGCTGCTGACCGCGATCGCCGCCGTCATCGTGCCGTTGAGCCTGTTCGTGTTCCTCGCCGTCGTGCAGATCACCACGATGGTGGAGCGGGTGGCCGACTGGGTGGCCCGCACCGACCTGTCGGCCCTCGGCGACCGCGCGCTGCAATTCGTCAACGAATTACTGGCCCGGGTGCCCTACGTCGATACCACCGTCACCCCGCAGTCGCTGCAGGGTTCGATGACCCGGGTGGCTCAGGAAGCGGGCCAATGGCTGCTCGGCCTGCTGCAGGGCGCGGCTGGCGGGGCGTTCGGCGCGTTGACGGCGATGATCCTATTCATCTATGTGTTCCTGTCGCTGCTGATCAACCGCGACCGCGTCCTGCTGCTCATCCGGCGCCTCAACCCGCTCGGCGAGGAGGTCACCGACCTCTACATGGCCAAGATGGGTGCGATGGTCAAGGGCACCGTGATGGGCCAGTTCGTGATCGCGGTGTGCCAGGGTGTCGCGGGCGCGGCGTCGATCTACATCGCCGGATTCCACCAGGGCTTCTTCCTGTTCGCCGTGCTGCTGTCCGCGCTGTCGGTCATCCCGCTCGGCAGCGGCATCGTCACCATTCCGTTCGGCATCGGAATGATCCTGTTCGGCAACATCTTCGGCGGCGTCTTCGTCATCGCCTTTCACATCATCGTGGTCACCAACATCGACAACTTCCTGCGGCCCATCCTGGTGCCCCGGGAAGCCCGCCTGGATGCGGCGCTGATGCTGCTCGCGGTGTTCGCCGGCATCAGCATGTTCGGGGCTTGGGGCATCGTTATCGGTCCGGTGCTGATGATCGTCATCGTCACCACGATCAGCGTCTACCTGTCGGTCTACAAAGGTGTGCCGATGCAGCGGCCAGAGGTCGACGACGAGAAACCCAAGAAGCGGAATCCGTTCTGGTGGTTAGGCCGTCGCGTCAAGGAGGTGCGCGACGAGCGCGACGAGAAAGCCAGGGAGGAGGACGCCTCTCAAGACCAACCGGAGCCGACCGTCGGGAAGAACAATGAGACTGCGTCCGCCGCCACCTCGGAGGCCGACTGA
- a CDS encoding SDR family NAD(P)-dependent oxidoreductase, producing the protein MNFGGKQAIVTGGGSGIGAALCRALAAAGADVVCTDIDGDAAERTAGALGGNVRAQRLDVTDAAAVQSVVDDVVARTGRLDLMFNNAGIVWGGDTELLTLDQWSAIIDVNIRGVVHGVAATYPLMVRQGHGHIVNTASMAGLTAAGQVTSYVMTKHAVVGLSLALRSEAAARGVGVLVVCPAAVETPILDKGAVGGFVGRDYFLPAQGGKPYDADRLADDILRAVEKNKPILVKPRIAHAQWLFARLAPRLMNRVSMRFVADQRAKQTQARADSADTL; encoded by the coding sequence GTGAATTTCGGCGGTAAGCAGGCCATCGTCACCGGCGGCGGATCGGGCATCGGCGCCGCGTTGTGCCGGGCGCTGGCCGCCGCGGGCGCCGACGTGGTGTGCACCGACATCGACGGTGACGCGGCCGAACGTACCGCCGGCGCCCTCGGCGGGAATGTCCGAGCGCAGCGCCTCGACGTCACGGATGCGGCCGCCGTGCAGTCCGTCGTCGACGACGTCGTGGCGCGCACCGGCAGGCTCGACCTGATGTTCAACAACGCCGGAATCGTCTGGGGCGGCGACACGGAACTGCTGACCCTGGACCAGTGGAGCGCGATCATCGACGTCAACATCCGCGGCGTGGTGCACGGCGTGGCGGCCACCTATCCGCTGATGGTGCGACAGGGCCACGGCCACATCGTCAACACCGCGTCCATGGCCGGGCTGACGGCAGCCGGACAGGTCACCAGCTACGTGATGACCAAACACGCAGTCGTCGGGTTGTCACTGGCGCTGCGCTCTGAGGCCGCGGCCCGCGGCGTCGGGGTGCTCGTCGTATGCCCGGCCGCCGTGGAGACCCCAATCCTGGACAAGGGAGCGGTCGGCGGGTTCGTGGGGCGGGACTACTTCCTGCCCGCGCAGGGCGGCAAGCCCTACGACGCCGACCGACTCGCCGACGACATCCTGCGCGCGGTCGAGAAGAACAAGCCGATTCTGGTCAAACCGCGTATCGCCCACGCCCAGTGGCTGTTCGCGCGCCTGGCGCCGAGGCTGATGAACAGGGTGTCGATGCGGTTCGTCGCCGACCAGCGGGCGAAACAAACCCAAGCAAGGGCGGACAGCGCGGACACGCTGTAG
- a CDS encoding SDR family NAD(P)-dependent oxidoreductase translates to MSNGRPGRQAVVIGAASGIGWATAKALAADDCTVTLADRNADGAKQRAAELGDPHTAAEVDVTDEASVQRLFGATGPLDIVVNCAGFGSLGLITDLAVEEFRSVVDVCLNGAFIVAKHAGQTLREGGSLVSISSLNGRQPAVGMSAYCAAKAGLSMLTQVAALEMGPRGIRVNAVSPGFVETPLTEGSSLIPGLVEDYVDNTALGRAGQPGEIADAVVFLCSPRAGWLTGEVLDLNGGAHLKKYPDVLGHVMKLAEKS, encoded by the coding sequence ATGAGCAACGGGCGGCCGGGCAGACAAGCGGTGGTGATCGGCGCGGCGTCCGGCATCGGCTGGGCGACGGCCAAGGCGCTCGCCGCCGACGACTGCACCGTCACGCTGGCCGACCGCAACGCCGACGGCGCGAAGCAACGCGCCGCCGAACTCGGCGATCCGCACACCGCGGCCGAGGTCGACGTGACCGACGAAGCCTCGGTGCAGCGCCTGTTCGGTGCGACCGGCCCGCTCGACATCGTGGTCAACTGCGCGGGTTTCGGCAGTCTCGGGCTGATCACCGATTTGGCGGTCGAGGAGTTCCGCTCGGTGGTCGACGTCTGCCTCAACGGTGCGTTCATCGTCGCCAAACACGCGGGACAAACGCTGCGCGAAGGCGGGTCGCTGGTCTCGATCAGCTCGCTCAACGGCCGACAGCCGGCGGTGGGGATGAGCGCCTACTGCGCGGCGAAGGCGGGCCTGTCGATGCTGACCCAGGTCGCCGCTCTCGAGATGGGCCCGCGCGGGATCCGCGTCAACGCGGTTTCGCCCGGCTTCGTCGAGACGCCTCTGACCGAAGGCTCGTCGCTGATCCCCGGGCTCGTCGAGGATTACGTCGACAACACCGCGCTCGGTCGTGCGGGACAACCCGGAGAGATCGCCGACGCCGTGGTGTTCCTGTGCTCACCGAGGGCCGGCTGGTTGACCGGTGAAGTGCTCGACCTCAACGGCGGTGCGCACCTCAAGAAGTATCCCGACGTGCTCGGCCACGTGATGAAACTCGCGGAGAAGTCGTGA
- a CDS encoding SRPBCC family protein: MSELTMSESVHVAAPPDEVYAMVSDVTRMGEWSPVCRACWWDDGDGPRIGAWFTGRNETQERTWETRSQVVAATPGREFAWEVNDGWVYWGYTFEPENDGTRLTETWRFLPKGIDGFRERFGEAAQGEIDKRRDAARDGIPVTLAAIKRAAEAG, encoded by the coding sequence GTGAGTGAATTGACGATGTCCGAGTCGGTCCATGTGGCCGCGCCGCCCGACGAGGTTTACGCGATGGTGTCCGACGTGACGCGGATGGGGGAGTGGAGTCCGGTCTGCCGGGCCTGCTGGTGGGACGACGGCGACGGGCCGCGCATCGGTGCGTGGTTCACCGGCCGCAACGAGACCCAGGAGCGGACGTGGGAGACGCGCTCGCAGGTGGTGGCCGCGACGCCCGGGCGTGAGTTCGCGTGGGAGGTCAACGACGGCTGGGTGTACTGGGGCTACACCTTCGAGCCGGAGAACGACGGCACCCGTCTGACGGAGACATGGAGGTTCCTGCCCAAGGGCATCGACGGGTTCCGCGAGCGGTTCGGCGAGGCGGCCCAGGGCGAGATCGACAAGCGCCGCGACGCCGCGCGCGACGGCATCCCGGTCACCCTCGCGGCGATCAAGAGGGCCGCCGAAGCGGGCTGA
- a CDS encoding NAD(P)-dependent alcohol dehydrogenase — protein MKALRLTNWKSDPELVEVPKPTPGPGQVVVKVAGAGACHSDLHLMYDFDAGMLPWQPPFTLGHENAGWVEDVGAGVSAVKEGDAVAVYGPWGCGTCDRCRRGVENYCENPLAAPVISGGGGLGLDGGMAEYLLVPFERLLVPLPPGLDPVTAAPLTDAGLTPYHAIRRSWPKLTPTSTVVVIGIGGLGHMALQLVAATTAARVIAVDSSTEALDLATEMGADHTVMSDDNAINTIRELTGGRGADVLLDCVGAEATIELARGAARSLGDVTIIGIAGGSVPLTFFSQPYEVSIQTTYWGSRPELVELLALAARDMVHVESTTYSLDDAPRAYRDLQSGRVRGRAVVVP, from the coding sequence ATGAAAGCGCTGCGCCTGACGAACTGGAAATCCGATCCCGAACTGGTCGAGGTGCCGAAGCCGACGCCCGGACCCGGGCAGGTGGTGGTGAAGGTCGCCGGCGCCGGTGCCTGTCACTCCGACCTGCACCTGATGTACGACTTCGACGCCGGCATGCTGCCGTGGCAGCCACCGTTCACCCTCGGCCACGAGAACGCCGGCTGGGTCGAGGACGTCGGCGCCGGGGTGAGTGCCGTCAAGGAGGGCGACGCGGTCGCGGTGTACGGCCCGTGGGGATGCGGCACTTGCGACCGCTGTCGGCGCGGCGTGGAGAACTACTGCGAGAACCCGCTGGCCGCACCGGTCATCAGCGGCGGCGGCGGCCTGGGCCTCGACGGCGGCATGGCCGAATACCTGCTGGTGCCGTTCGAGCGCCTGCTGGTGCCGCTGCCCCCCGGACTGGACCCTGTGACGGCAGCGCCACTCACGGACGCCGGCCTGACGCCGTATCACGCGATTCGGCGGTCGTGGCCGAAGCTGACGCCGACGTCGACCGTGGTGGTCATCGGCATCGGCGGCCTCGGCCACATGGCGCTGCAGCTCGTCGCGGCGACGACGGCGGCCAGGGTGATCGCCGTCGACAGCAGCACTGAAGCTCTCGACCTCGCCACGGAAATGGGCGCCGATCACACGGTCATGTCGGATGACAACGCCATCAACACCATTCGCGAACTCACCGGTGGCAGGGGTGCCGACGTGCTGCTCGACTGCGTCGGCGCCGAGGCGACGATCGAACTGGCCCGCGGCGCGGCGAGAAGTCTCGGCGACGTCACCATCATCGGCATCGCCGGGGGCAGCGTGCCGCTGACGTTCTTCTCGCAGCCTTACGAGGTCAGCATCCAGACGACGTACTGGGGGTCGCGGCCTGAGCTCGTCGAGCTGCTCGCCCTCGCGGCCAGGGACATGGTGCACGTCGAATCGACGACCTATTCTCTCGACGACGCGCCGCGCGCCTACCGCGATCTGCAATCCGGCAGGGTGCGCGGTCGCGCCGTAGTGGTGCCCTGA
- the arcC gene encoding carbamate kinase produces the protein MRIVIALGGNALLQRGQPMTADNQRANIRSAAECIAAVAPGNEIVIAHGNGPQVGLLALQAAAYHDVDPYPLDVLGAQTEAMIGYVIEQELGNLVPVEQSLATLLTMIEVDRDDPAFAHPTKPIGPVYDRETADKMAGDSGWAIAPDGDKFRRVVPSPKPKRIFEIRPIRSLLEQGTIVICAGGGGIPVVYDENRVLHGVEAVIDKDLASALLAEQLGADLLVIATDVDGVYSGWGTPQQARLGLVTPEELTGLELPKGSMGPKVEAASGFARATGNEAVIGALTDIADIIKGTAGTRVRTRPVIARP, from the coding sequence GTGCGTATCGTGATCGCGCTGGGCGGCAACGCGTTGCTGCAGCGCGGCCAGCCGATGACCGCCGACAACCAGCGGGCCAACATCCGCTCCGCGGCTGAGTGCATCGCAGCCGTCGCCCCCGGCAACGAGATCGTCATCGCACACGGCAACGGTCCCCAGGTCGGCCTGCTGGCCTTGCAGGCCGCCGCCTATCACGACGTCGACCCGTATCCGCTCGATGTGCTCGGCGCGCAGACCGAGGCGATGATCGGCTACGTCATCGAGCAGGAGCTGGGCAACCTAGTGCCCGTCGAGCAATCGCTGGCCACACTGCTGACGATGATCGAGGTTGACCGGGACGACCCGGCGTTCGCCCACCCGACCAAACCGATCGGCCCGGTATACGACCGGGAGACCGCTGACAAGATGGCCGGTGACAGCGGCTGGGCGATCGCGCCGGACGGCGACAAGTTCCGGCGGGTGGTGCCGAGCCCGAAGCCGAAGCGAATCTTCGAGATTCGCCCGATCCGTAGCCTGCTGGAACAGGGCACGATCGTGATCTGCGCAGGCGGTGGCGGCATTCCGGTGGTGTACGACGAGAACCGCGTGCTGCACGGTGTGGAGGCGGTCATCGACAAGGACCTCGCGTCGGCCCTGCTGGCCGAGCAACTCGGCGCCGACCTGCTGGTCATCGCCACCGACGTCGACGGTGTCTACTCCGGTTGGGGCACACCGCAGCAGGCCCGATTGGGCCTGGTGACCCCCGAGGAACTGACCGGACTGGAGCTTCCGAAGGGGTCGATGGGTCCCAAGGTCGAGGCGGCGTCAGGATTCGCGCGCGCCACCGGCAACGAGGCCGTGATCGGGGCGCTGACCGACATCGCCGACATCATCAAGGGCACGGCGGGCACCAGGGTGCGCACCAGGCCGGTCATCGCGCGCCCATAG
- a CDS encoding 3-beta-hydroxysteroid dehydrogenase produces the protein MGDSTLPPASDAPRVRAELGHVLVTGGSGFVGANLVTELLERGHQVRSFDRAPSPLPAHPRLEVLEGDICDPETVAAAVAGIDTIFHTAAIIDLTGGGAVSKQSRERSFAVNVAGTECLVRAAQAAGVKRFVYTASNSVVMGGKRIENGDETLPYTDRFNDLYTETKVAAEKFVLGQNGVSGLLTCSIRPSGIWGRGDKTMFRKVFESVLAGHVKVLVGSKNVKLDNSYVHNLVHGFILAAEHLVPGGTAPGQAYFINDGEPINMFEFSRPVVEACGQKYPKIRVPGRLVWFVMTVWQFLHFRLGLPKPMIEPLGVERLYLDNYFSIAKAERDLGYRPLFTTEQAMAHCLPYYVDLYRQMESASKEPVVSITATTKEG, from the coding sequence ATGGGTGACTCAACGCTGCCTCCTGCTTCTGATGCTCCTCGTGTCCGCGCTGAACTAGGCCATGTGCTTGTCACGGGGGGCTCCGGCTTCGTCGGCGCGAACCTGGTGACCGAACTGCTCGAACGCGGCCATCAGGTCCGCTCGTTCGACCGGGCGCCCTCGCCGCTGCCCGCGCATCCGCGGCTCGAAGTGCTCGAAGGCGATATCTGCGACCCCGAGACCGTCGCGGCGGCCGTCGCGGGCATCGACACCATCTTCCACACCGCGGCGATCATCGACCTCACCGGCGGAGGCGCGGTGAGCAAGCAGAGTCGCGAGCGCAGTTTCGCGGTCAACGTCGCGGGCACCGAGTGTCTGGTGCGCGCGGCGCAGGCGGCCGGGGTGAAGCGCTTCGTCTACACGGCGTCCAACAGCGTCGTCATGGGCGGCAAGCGCATCGAGAACGGTGACGAGACGCTGCCCTACACCGATCGGTTCAACGACCTCTACACCGAGACCAAGGTGGCGGCGGAGAAGTTCGTGTTGGGGCAGAACGGGGTGAGCGGACTGCTGACCTGTTCGATCCGGCCCAGTGGCATCTGGGGTCGCGGGGACAAGACGATGTTCCGCAAGGTATTCGAGAGCGTGCTCGCCGGTCACGTCAAGGTGCTGGTCGGCAGCAAGAACGTCAAGCTGGACAACTCCTACGTGCACAACCTGGTTCACGGGTTCATCTTGGCCGCCGAGCATCTGGTCCCCGGTGGGACCGCACCCGGGCAGGCCTACTTCATCAACGACGGCGAACCGATCAACATGTTCGAGTTCTCCCGGCCGGTGGTGGAGGCGTGCGGGCAGAAGTACCCGAAGATCCGGGTTCCGGGCCGGCTCGTGTGGTTCGTCATGACCGTCTGGCAGTTCCTGCACTTCCGCCTCGGCCTGCCCAAGCCGATGATCGAACCGCTTGGCGTGGAACGGCTTTACCTGGACAACTACTTCTCCATCGCCAAAGCCGAACGCGACCTGGGCTACCGGCCGCTGTTCACCACCGAACAGGCGATGGCCCACTGCCTGCCCTACTACGTCGACCTCTACCGGCAGATGGAGAGCGCGTCCAAGGAACCGGTGGTCAGCATCACGGCGACGACTAAAGAGGGTTGA
- a CDS encoding exodeoxyribonuclease VII small subunit, whose product MKPISQLGYEEARDELIAVVQQLEQGGLDLDASLKLWERGEELAKRCEEHLAGARKRVEDALAAKDPGDN is encoded by the coding sequence ATGAAGCCCATTAGTCAACTCGGCTACGAGGAAGCGCGCGACGAACTGATCGCGGTCGTTCAACAGCTCGAACAGGGTGGGCTCGACCTGGATGCGTCGCTGAAGTTGTGGGAAAGGGGCGAGGAACTCGCTAAACGATGCGAGGAGCACTTAGCCGGCGCCCGCAAACGAGTCGAGGATGCGCTGGCCGCCAAGGATCCCGGCGACAATTGA